In a single window of the bacterium genome:
- the plsY gene encoding glycerol-3-phosphate 1-O-acyltransferase PlsY, translating to MAPAVIVLAYFIGALPTGLILVRVLRGEDIRKYGSGNIGAANVLRVAGPAVAAAVLLVDVLKGLVPVLVALRAGLAPWAVVATGLAAIAGHNWSIFLGFRGGKGIATSAGVLAGLSLQAALVAAAVWIVVVAISRFSSLGSLVAAVSVPITLWRLRTPPEYVAFGLIAALLAIYRHRANIERLVAGTELRVTDRVAKP from the coding sequence ATGGCGCCCGCGGTCATCGTCCTCGCGTACTTCATCGGCGCGCTGCCCACCGGCCTGATTCTGGTGCGCGTGCTTCGTGGGGAAGACATCCGAAAGTACGGCAGCGGCAACATCGGGGCGGCCAACGTGCTGCGCGTCGCGGGGCCGGCCGTCGCGGCGGCGGTGCTGCTCGTCGACGTGCTGAAGGGGCTCGTGCCCGTGTTGGTGGCGCTCCGGGCCGGCCTTGCGCCCTGGGCGGTCGTCGCGACCGGCCTCGCCGCGATCGCCGGCCACAACTGGTCGATCTTTCTCGGATTCCGCGGCGGCAAAGGCATCGCGACGTCGGCTGGAGTCCTCGCGGGGCTGTCGCTCCAAGCCGCCCTCGTCGCCGCGGCCGTCTGGATCGTGGTCGTCGCGATCAGCCGGTTCTCCTCTCTGGGATCGCTCGTGGCCGCGGTATCCGTCCCGATCACGCTGTGGCGCCTTCGCACGCCGCCCGAATATGTGGCCTTCGGCCTCATCGCCGCGCTCCTCGCGATTTACCGGCACCGCGCGAACATCGAGCGGCTCGTCGCCGGCACCGAACTCCGGGTCACGGACCGCGTCGCGAAACCGTAG
- the der gene encoding ribosome biogenesis GTPase Der, which produces MAIVGRPNVGKSSLFNRLLHRRLAIVEAVPGLTRDRLEAACEWRGHTFALVDTGGLVLGKTQGLTASVRRQAEHAIADAALILFVVDAKTGLTPQDAEIADVLRRQARPVLLLANKADDAAAELNAAEFHALGVGDPVPVSATAGRGAGDLLDAIVAALFGGAPAGRREPNAAESPPVRIAFLGRPNVGKSSLVNALLGQDRVVVDEQPGTTRDAIDTALTYDGRGVVLIDTAGLRRRTRVVESVEYYSTQRTHQALTRADVVVLVIDATEGITDQDQRIARTAYEAGRGIVVAVNKWDLLRGYSVEQVQRVAQRQLRFLAAVRVCPTSAVRREGIGALMDAVFHTAAVRASRIPTGPLNRALTQAVAAAAPAADSRGHRLHVYYATQPESEPPTIVLFVNDPRLMTADYQRYLERRIRDAFDLAGTPIRWTLRGRRPPETARTSG; this is translated from the coding sequence GTGGCCATTGTCGGCCGTCCGAACGTCGGCAAGTCCTCGCTCTTCAACCGTCTGCTGCACCGCCGGCTGGCGATCGTCGAGGCCGTGCCCGGACTGACCCGCGACCGGCTGGAAGCCGCGTGCGAATGGCGCGGCCATACCTTCGCGCTCGTGGACACGGGAGGCCTGGTGCTCGGGAAGACCCAGGGCCTGACCGCGTCCGTGCGCCGGCAGGCCGAGCACGCGATCGCCGACGCGGCGCTGATCCTGTTCGTCGTCGATGCCAAGACCGGCCTCACGCCGCAGGACGCGGAGATCGCGGACGTCCTGCGCCGCCAGGCACGGCCGGTGCTGCTCCTGGCCAACAAGGCCGACGATGCCGCCGCCGAGCTGAACGCAGCGGAGTTCCATGCGCTCGGCGTGGGCGATCCCGTCCCGGTCTCCGCCACGGCGGGCCGCGGCGCCGGGGACCTGCTGGACGCGATCGTCGCGGCGCTGTTCGGGGGGGCGCCGGCCGGCCGCCGGGAGCCGAACGCCGCCGAATCCCCTCCCGTCCGCATCGCGTTTCTGGGACGCCCCAACGTCGGCAAGTCTTCGCTCGTCAACGCGCTGCTCGGTCAGGATCGCGTGGTCGTCGACGAGCAGCCCGGCACGACGCGCGACGCGATCGACACCGCCCTCACGTACGACGGCCGCGGCGTCGTGCTGATCGATACGGCGGGACTCCGGCGGCGCACCCGCGTGGTCGAATCCGTAGAGTACTACAGCACCCAGCGCACGCACCAGGCGCTGACCCGCGCCGACGTCGTGGTGCTCGTGATCGACGCGACGGAGGGCATCACCGACCAGGACCAGCGCATCGCCCGCACCGCGTATGAGGCCGGCCGCGGCATCGTGGTCGCCGTGAACAAATGGGATCTGCTGCGAGGATACTCGGTGGAGCAGGTGCAGCGCGTCGCGCAGCGCCAGCTCCGGTTTCTCGCCGCGGTGCGCGTCTGCCCGACGTCGGCCGTGCGTCGCGAAGGCATCGGCGCGCTGATGGACGCGGTGTTTCACACGGCGGCGGTGCGGGCGAGCCGGATTCCGACGGGCCCGCTGAACCGGGCGCTGACCCAGGCCGTCGCCGCCGCCGCCCCGGCCGCCGACAGCCGCGGGCACCGGCTGCACGTCTACTACGCGACGCAGCCGGAGTCGGAGCCGCCCACCATCGTGCTCTTCGTCAACGATCCGCGCCTCATGACCGCGGACTACCAGCGCTACCTGGAGCGCCGGATCCGCGACGCCTTCGACCTCGCCGGCACCCCGATCCGCTGGACGCTGCGGGGGAGGAGACCTCCGGAGACCGCGCGAACGTCCGGATAA
- the ispH gene encoding 4-hydroxy-3-methylbut-2-enyl diphosphate reductase — protein sequence MKIVVGKHTGFCGGVRRAVDIAQKTAAGAGGPVTTWGPLIHNPQVVARLEAAGVKVADRPEGLGGEAFVVSAYGVAHAVLDAARGRGLRIVDATCPVVIRAHAVAKRLADEGYQVICVGDHGHPEMVTLKEMLGDRVTVVHTREEAAAVKITGKLGVVSQTTQSLDNFRQIVGDLAIRVRELKVLNTLCPAITVRQEETDVMVEHVQALLVVGGLGSSNTTRLAEIGRARSLPTHHIETADEIVPDWFRGVESVGVVSGASTPDWIIKDVLLRLQDLGTH from the coding sequence ATGAAAATCGTCGTCGGCAAACACACGGGCTTCTGCGGCGGGGTCCGGCGGGCCGTGGACATCGCGCAGAAGACCGCCGCGGGCGCCGGCGGCCCCGTCACCACGTGGGGCCCGCTGATCCACAACCCCCAGGTGGTGGCGCGTCTCGAAGCGGCCGGCGTCAAGGTCGCCGACCGGCCCGAGGGGCTCGGGGGCGAGGCGTTCGTCGTCTCCGCCTACGGGGTGGCGCACGCGGTGCTCGACGCGGCGCGCGGGCGAGGACTTCGGATCGTCGACGCCACCTGTCCCGTCGTGATCCGCGCCCACGCCGTGGCGAAGCGGCTCGCGGACGAGGGGTATCAGGTCATCTGCGTCGGCGACCACGGCCACCCCGAGATGGTGACGCTCAAGGAGATGCTCGGCGACCGCGTCACCGTCGTGCACACCCGCGAGGAGGCCGCGGCGGTCAAGATCACGGGCAAGCTCGGCGTGGTCTCACAGACCACGCAGTCCCTCGACAACTTCCGCCAGATCGTCGGCGACCTGGCCATCCGCGTGCGCGAGCTCAAGGTGCTCAACACGCTTTGTCCCGCGATCACCGTGCGCCAGGAAGAGACCGACGTCATGGTCGAGCACGTGCAGGCGCTGCTCGTGGTGGGCGGCCTCGGCAGCTCCAACACCACCCGGCTCGCGGAGATCGGCCGGGCGCGCAGCCTCCCGACGCATCACATCGAGACGGCGGACGAAATCGTCCCGGACTGGTTTCGCGGCGTGGAATCGGTCGGCGTAGTCTCCGGCGCCAGCACGCCGGATTGGATCATCAAAGACGTGCTGCTGCGCCTGCAAGACCTCGGGACGCACTGA
- a CDS encoding MEDS domain-containing protein, whose amino-acid sequence MKHDRQVRPGRQTFARPRTGDHAIFIYEDTAALFRFAAPYINDGLAKGERCVYLAADSSPGEILEALSAHGVRTSREVKRGALAVTTAREFFGFPFNAPRAMEHMLRTGTEAASAGFAGLRVAGDWAWSLEKSVQDNELGEFESLLERATAPSRLTLACMYRRDHTDPGTLERLIRLHTKVIASDYVFVSMSALFRSLPPKDLQSLAKSARQRVIRKGEFFFHQGAPARDVYMLTSGMVKLVRTAPGGESVILRVVAPVQHFGDGRIGLGEAVRFAAAEALEDSRALVWDSSAIGEVVLAHPAVGVNVIRWLQELMEEERTRLEDFLSADVKRRLARLFLRLGQSIGRKTRRGVVINVPLSRRDLAELVITSPYTISRILAEWRRLDILDAQRTRIRIQDGEQLAAIAEQPVPGSDVASRIS is encoded by the coding sequence ATGAAACACGATCGGCAGGTGAGGCCCGGCCGGCAGACGTTCGCGCGGCCCCGCACCGGGGACCACGCCATTTTCATCTACGAGGACACGGCGGCGCTGTTTCGGTTCGCCGCCCCCTACATCAACGACGGGCTCGCCAAGGGCGAACGTTGCGTGTACCTTGCGGCCGACTCAAGCCCGGGCGAGATCCTGGAGGCGCTCTCCGCGCACGGGGTGCGGACGAGCCGGGAGGTCAAACGCGGCGCCCTCGCCGTCACGACGGCGCGCGAATTCTTCGGGTTCCCGTTCAATGCCCCGCGGGCCATGGAACATATGCTCCGGACCGGGACGGAAGCCGCCTCCGCCGGCTTTGCGGGCCTGCGAGTAGCCGGCGATTGGGCCTGGAGTCTGGAGAAAAGCGTCCAGGACAACGAGCTGGGGGAGTTCGAATCGCTGCTGGAACGGGCGACCGCGCCCAGCCGCCTCACGTTGGCCTGCATGTATCGACGGGACCACACCGATCCCGGCACGCTGGAGCGGCTGATCCGCCTCCACACCAAGGTGATTGCGAGCGACTATGTGTTCGTGAGCATGAGTGCATTGTTTCGGAGCCTTCCGCCGAAGGATCTGCAGAGCCTGGCCAAGTCTGCGCGCCAGCGCGTGATACGCAAAGGAGAGTTCTTCTTTCACCAGGGAGCTCCGGCCCGGGACGTCTACATGCTGACGAGCGGCATGGTGAAGCTCGTTCGCACAGCCCCCGGCGGGGAAAGCGTGATTCTCCGCGTCGTCGCGCCGGTGCAGCACTTCGGCGACGGCCGCATTGGGCTCGGGGAGGCCGTGCGATTTGCCGCCGCGGAGGCACTGGAGGACTCCCGGGCGCTCGTTTGGGACAGCTCGGCGATTGGTGAAGTAGTCCTGGCGCACCCGGCCGTTGGCGTAAACGTCATTCGCTGGCTGCAGGAGCTGATGGAGGAAGAGCGGACCCGGCTCGAAGACTTCTTGTCCGCGGACGTAAAGCGGCGGCTGGCGCGGCTCTTTCTCCGGCTCGGGCAATCGATAGGCCGCAAGACGCGCCGCGGCGTCGTCATCAACGTGCCGCTCTCCCGGCGCGATTTGGCGGAATTGGTCATCACGTCCCCCTACACGATAAGCCGAATTCTCGCCGAGTGGAGGCGTCTCGATATCCTCGACGCACAGCGGACGCGGATTCGCATCCAGGACGGTGAGCAGCTCGCCGCGATCGCGGAACAGCCCGTCCCCGGGTCCGACGTGGCGTCGAGGATTTCATAG
- a CDS encoding HD domain-containing phosphohydrolase: MTGPSRTPSETPPPPPGRGAPLRVLVVEDEPAHAELMIAELRRAGFVVEWSRVDTETAYLEQLARSPDLVLSDYALPRFGGERALELLQKHGREIPFIAVSGTIGEEAAVSMMRRGAADYLLKDRLARLGPAVERALSVWQLRRQQRESERRYRDLVTNVPMGLYRTTAAGEILDANPAMVQILGFPDRETLLATNMTSLYINPGLRPARVALLERSTGTHEFVDQLRRYDGTPIWVRFRAQAIRDASGAVICFEGALLDITDEKRATDLLRASEERFRGLFEQVPIGLYRTTPDGRVVDANAALLEMLGYPERKAVVAANAGDWYVDQDDRRRWLAQIERTAVVLGHEARMRRRDGRIIWTRDTARAARDDGGATRYYDGAIEDITARKDAEQAVKRQLNRLAGLRTIDLAITASLDPRVTLSVLLDQVTAQLGADAAAILLSDAETGTLTRTAARGLPSRPLRADGTAGPAAQGLVDRAVAESRIVAVGDAATDPAARADEPALRDLGFAAYFVAPLVAKGQVTGVLEVLHRQPFFPDTEWLEFLEALAGQTALAIENAVLFADLQRSNTELVRAYDTTLEGWARALDLRDKHTEGHTQRVTDLTVKVARAMGVGGEELAHLRRGALLHDVGKIGIPDSILFKPGPLTDDEWTVMRRHPDYADRLLTPIEYLRPARAIPYCHHEKWDGTGYPRGLRGEEIPLAARIFAVVDVWDGLRSDRPYRRAWPIERVREHIRGQAGRHFDPAIVDVALRVLEDESG, translated from the coding sequence GTGACCGGACCGTCCCGGACACCTTCCGAGACGCCACCGCCGCCGCCCGGCCGGGGCGCGCCGCTGCGCGTGCTCGTTGTCGAGGACGAGCCCGCGCACGCGGAGCTCATGATTGCGGAGCTCCGCCGCGCGGGGTTCGTCGTCGAGTGGTCCCGGGTCGACACCGAGACGGCATACCTCGAACAACTCGCACGGTCGCCGGACCTCGTTCTGAGCGACTATGCCCTGCCCCGGTTCGGCGGCGAGCGGGCGCTCGAACTCTTACAGAAGCACGGACGCGAGATCCCGTTCATCGCGGTGTCGGGTACGATCGGCGAAGAGGCCGCGGTGTCGATGATGCGTCGAGGCGCCGCGGACTATCTTCTCAAGGACCGTCTGGCTCGTCTTGGACCGGCCGTCGAGCGGGCGCTGTCGGTATGGCAGCTCCGCCGGCAGCAGCGGGAAAGCGAGCGCCGGTACCGCGATCTTGTCACCAACGTTCCGATGGGCCTGTACCGCACCACGGCCGCGGGCGAGATCCTCGACGCCAATCCGGCGATGGTGCAAATTCTCGGCTTCCCCGACCGCGAGACGCTGCTCGCGACCAACATGACGTCGCTTTACATCAATCCCGGGCTGCGCCCGGCGCGGGTGGCCCTGCTCGAGCGAAGCACGGGCACCCACGAGTTCGTCGATCAGCTGCGCCGGTACGACGGGACGCCGATCTGGGTCCGCTTCCGCGCGCAGGCGATCCGCGACGCCTCGGGCGCCGTCATCTGCTTCGAAGGCGCGCTGCTCGATATCACGGACGAGAAGCGGGCGACCGATCTCCTGCGCGCGAGCGAGGAGCGCTTCCGCGGTCTGTTTGAGCAGGTGCCGATCGGCCTCTATCGGACAACACCGGACGGCCGGGTGGTCGACGCCAACGCCGCGCTTCTGGAAATGCTGGGGTACCCCGAGCGGAAGGCCGTCGTTGCCGCGAACGCCGGAGACTGGTACGTCGATCAGGACGACCGTCGCAGGTGGCTCGCGCAGATTGAGCGCACCGCGGTCGTCCTCGGCCACGAAGCCCGCATGCGGCGACGAGATGGAAGGATCATCTGGACCCGTGACACCGCCCGTGCCGCGCGCGATGACGGCGGCGCGACGAGGTACTACGACGGCGCAATCGAGGACATTACGGCGCGGAAGGACGCGGAACAAGCCGTCAAGCGGCAGTTGAACCGGCTGGCCGGCCTGCGGACGATCGACCTGGCGATCACGGCGAGTCTCGATCCCCGGGTCACGCTCAGCGTGCTGCTCGACCAGGTGACCGCGCAGCTGGGGGCGGACGCGGCCGCCATCCTCCTCTCCGACGCGGAGACGGGGACGCTGACGCGGACCGCGGCGCGCGGTCTGCCGTCGCGCCCCCTGCGCGCGGACGGGACCGCGGGGCCGGCCGCGCAGGGGCTGGTGGATCGGGCGGTCGCGGAGTCCCGAATCGTGGCGGTCGGCGACGCCGCCACGGACCCGGCCGCCCGGGCGGACGAGCCCGCCCTCCGGGACCTGGGGTTTGCGGCGTACTTTGTGGCGCCGCTGGTCGCGAAAGGACAGGTCACGGGCGTGCTGGAGGTGCTCCACCGGCAGCCGTTCTTCCCCGACACGGAATGGCTGGAGTTCCTCGAGGCGCTCGCCGGACAGACCGCGCTTGCGATCGAAAACGCCGTCCTGTTCGCCGATCTCCAGCGGTCGAACACCGAGCTGGTGCGCGCGTACGATACCACGCTGGAGGGCTGGGCGCGCGCGCTCGACCTGCGGGACAAACACACCGAGGGGCATACGCAGCGCGTCACGGACTTGACGGTCAAAGTGGCGCGCGCGATGGGCGTCGGCGGGGAAGAGCTCGCGCATCTCCGCCGCGGGGCGCTGCTCCACGACGTCGGCAAGATCGGCATCCCCGATTCGATCTTGTTCAAGCCCGGCCCGCTCACCGACGACGAGTGGACCGTGATGCGCCGTCACCCGGACTATGCCGACCGGCTGTTGACGCCGATTGAATACCTCCGGCCGGCGCGCGCGATCCCATACTGCCACCACGAGAAGTGGGACGGTACGGGGTATCCGCGGGGTCTGCGCGGCGAGGAGATTCCACTCGCGGCCCGTATCTTCGCCGTCGTGGACGTATGGGATGGGCTGCGGT